A region from the Hypericibacter adhaerens genome encodes:
- a CDS encoding nuclear transport factor 2 family protein, whose amino-acid sequence MSIELPVQKQLKAYNARDIEAFMRWWADDAQYYEFPTRLVANGTAEIKARHEARFGELNLHGKLIGRMTVGDVVVDQEVVTRTFRRAQVKSMCSQYIRSSMAR is encoded by the coding sequence ATGAGCATTGAGCTTCCCGTGCAAAAGCAGCTTAAAGCCTACAACGCCCGCGATATCGAGGCGTTCATGCGGTGGTGGGCGGATGATGCTCAGTACTATGAGTTTCCCACGAGATTAGTTGCCAACGGCACAGCCGAGATCAAAGCGCGACACGAAGCGCGTTTCGGCGAGTTGAATTTGCATGGCAAGCTGATCGGTCGAATGACCGTAGGCGATGTCGTAGTCGATCAGGAGGTGGTTACGCGAACCTTCCGGAGGGCGCAGGTGAAATCGATGTGCTCGCAATATATCAGATCGAGCATGGCAAGATAG